The Raphanus sativus cultivar WK10039 unplaced genomic scaffold, ASM80110v3 Scaffold3514, whole genome shotgun sequence region gaatatatttttcatttttttaaacttgaatggatattttcaaattaatatgatacgttgttgttgtttggtgtgtgtaataattattaaaattattcattaattttatttatagaaattaataactaactatttacataaaatattaaagttatcTATATTATCAAAAGTAAAGtattttacattaatttttaaatgctaAAAATTTATGGGtattttatctttataaatatattatttattcaattattaattaattaaatatagtgatttaacaaaaataaaacaaaattcgtttttattcaaaacccataaaaattgttttttttttggctttttcaCAAATTggttgaaattttgaaaaattagttTTCCTAAAGTTTAAGGAATCTAATTGTTAAAAAACTTGATTGGCAAATCAAATGgtttttacaaacataaaaactaaaagctaaaaattaattggaaaaaatggtttttagaaaaacaaaaactacaaaCAGTCATGCTCTCAATTCAATTCGACAAATGTCTTGAATTGgcatttaggatttagggtttttattGAGTTTTAATCCACTGGTTTGTATTTATTGTAACTTCAACATATATATTACCTTTATTTgttggataatcctaaattataaaattgCTCCGTAATGGCTTATACAAAGGGGCTGGCACACCAAAAATATTGCCAGGGTTTATTGGTGGTGGTTGAAATTAAAGTTGTGAAGAATTATTGCCGACAAATCATTAGGGTTTGAAATTCCTTGTTTCAATTTTGGAGATTGATCTAAATCGTCTGAATAGTTTTAATTCACTGATTGGAAACCTTAATTCAGAAATTTCGATTATGATGAAAAAAtgtaaacacaaaaataaactgaaaataattaaatgggTCTCAAAATACAATACCAACTTTCATATAATTATATCTCCGTAAGGATAACGCCCTTGCATTAGTCATTTATTTCAGCCTAATTTAAGAAACAGTGTTTTGTAAACCTACATGGAGTTAcattttgatgatatattaaTACCCCCATCAATAACACTTTGACATATTGAATAATATCTTCCTTTCTAATCCTATAAATATTAAGCTTCTTTCAACATCTAAGATCATCCTCCAATCATCTAAAAGTGTAACCAAATAAACACAAAGAAAAGTGGAAAAAGATTGATAAAAAATGGAAAGCAAAGTGTTTTTCTCAATGATCTTAGTTGCATCATCTCTTTGGGCTGCAACTTTTGTCACTCAAGGAGTCGCTCAAGTGCAAACGCCAGCAACAATTCCTGGCATTTTTCCTGGTTTACCTATTGATTTGGTAAAATGTTGGTCGTCTCTTTTTAACGTTGAAGGATGTGTGCTCCAAATCTCCAATTCGATTCTTTCTGGCAAGTTTGAAAATCTCGAAGCAGCATGTTGCAAGGCGTTCTCATCCGTAGATGCAAATTGTTGGCCTCAAATGTTTCCACTGAACCCATTTTTCCCACCTTTCCTCAAGGAAAATTGTGCTCGCATCGTTCCCAACCCACCTACACACAAGTGAAAAACTACACTTTTAGATCAGCCATTTATCattttacaagtattttatGTTATTGTCCCGTACTCAGATAGAACAATATAATGAAATTTCTCAGTCGCTTAATTTAACAAATACTTTGGAGCTCTCTACCACAAAGatccaaattttaataaaatatggtaACGCCTATGTTTTTCATCCCTCTTTGTATCATTTTTAACGGGTTGTTTatttgaaaagatttttttcaagaaaattcAGTTTAACTAAGTGTTTCACATAATATTAAACTAGATCTTAAACCGCCCagattatgatatatataaaatcttgaAAAACAAAAGGTTAATGGGTACAATCTTTACTACTTTAGTTTATTGTGGTAAATAATATTAGAGGCTGATTCGAGCATCCACATGGATATTGGactggtttttgtttttatgatatatataaatatttcaaaactttaaattagtTGAACGAAATTATATAgcttattgtttattatttaaactttgtATTTCGCAATTGTACCACCAGAAGCAACAACCTTTGAAGTGTTCAACAAATCTCCATTCACCAATTGGGAGATTTCGTTT contains the following coding sequences:
- the LOC130506658 gene encoding uncharacterized protein LOC130506658; the encoded protein is MESKVFFSMILVASSLWAATFVTQGVAQVQTPATIPGIFPGLPIDLVKCWSSLFNVEGCVLQISNSILSGKFENLEAACCKAFSSVDANCWPQMFPLNPFFPPFLKENCARIVPNPPTHK